A window of the Deltaproteobacteria bacterium genome harbors these coding sequences:
- the queC gene encoding 7-cyano-7-deazaguanine synthase QueC, with protein MVHKSLRKSIVLLSGGLDSTVAFKKVCDETHVILAISFNYGQRSAEKEIEAAKRICRQFSVNHQAISLPWLRDITNTSLVDREKNVPQLRESELDNATGKAHESAQAVWVPNRNGIFINIAAAFCESMGAELLVTGFNAEEAETFPDNSPRFIGAINDSLHFSTLKDIEVVSPTLGFDKAGIVQLGIEIGAPLEKIWSCYEDGDRMCGKCESCMRLKRALSASASDLEKKLYQ; from the coding sequence ATGGTTCACAAAAGTCTGCGTAAATCTATCGTTCTTCTTTCCGGCGGTCTCGACTCGACGGTTGCCTTTAAAAAAGTCTGCGATGAAACCCATGTTATTCTTGCTATTAGCTTCAACTACGGACAAAGATCCGCAGAAAAGGAGATTGAAGCTGCAAAAAGAATCTGTCGGCAGTTTTCAGTCAACCATCAGGCAATCAGCCTTCCCTGGCTGAGAGACATTACCAATACCTCGCTCGTGGACAGGGAAAAAAATGTGCCTCAACTGAGGGAAAGCGAACTGGACAATGCAACCGGCAAAGCGCATGAGTCAGCTCAGGCAGTATGGGTTCCCAATCGTAACGGCATCTTCATTAATATTGCCGCCGCCTTTTGTGAATCCATGGGCGCAGAACTCCTGGTAACCGGTTTTAATGCGGAAGAAGCGGAAACATTTCCCGATAACTCTCCCCGGTTTATCGGGGCCATCAATGACTCTCTCCACTTTTCTACGTTAAAAGATATTGAAGTGGTAAGCCCCACTCTCGGTTTTGACAAGGCAGGTATCGTACAATTGGGGATCGAGATAGGCGCTCCCCTGGAAAAAATCTGGAGTTGCTATGAAGATGGTGACAGAATGTGCGGCAAGTGTGAATCCTGTATGAGACTAAAACGCGCCCTCTCGGCAAGCGCTTCCGACCTTGAAAAAAAACTGTATCAATAA
- a CDS encoding TetR/AcrR family transcriptional regulator → MRKRIIDTAKKRFFTYGYRKVTMDEIASDLGISKKTLYKHFAGKEEVACEVLGQFQEEMARLFEEKKKTISDPVERFEVLVVEITRLRSSMNNRFPADIKQDIPDLWREIERFRQVQIMKNIAENLEEGIKKGRIREGLNTQIATKLYLAAIQSIMQPDLLEQMNISVEEALSNISSIFLNGVKKKET, encoded by the coding sequence ATGAGAAAAAGAATTATAGATACAGCAAAAAAGCGTTTTTTTACATACGGTTACCGTAAGGTAACTATGGATGAGATTGCTTCTGACCTTGGAATTAGCAAGAAAACGCTTTACAAGCACTTTGCCGGCAAGGAAGAAGTCGCCTGTGAGGTCCTTGGTCAATTTCAGGAGGAAATGGCCCGCCTTTTTGAAGAAAAGAAAAAGACCATTTCCGACCCTGTCGAGCGGTTTGAAGTGCTTGTCGTGGAAATCACCCGCCTCCGGTCGTCTATGAATAATCGCTTCCCCGCCGATATCAAACAGGATATTCCCGACTTGTGGCGAGAGATTGAACGATTCCGGCAAGTGCAGATCATGAAAAATATTGCTGAAAATCTGGAAGAGGGAATTAAAAAGGGGAGAATCAGAGAGGGCCTTAATACGCAGATTGCCACCAAGCTTTATCTCGCCGCTATCCAGTCGATTATGCAGCCCGACCTCCTTGAACAAATGAATATTTCCGTAGAAGAGGCGCTTTCAAATATTAGTTCCATTTTTTTAAATGGCGTGAAGAAAAAGGAGACCTAA